CGGCAGCGAGACCGGCCGAAAGCGAGGCGACGGCGGCGCTGTCGATGGTGAAGGCCAGATCGTCTTCGATCGCGTTGGTGCCGGTGCCGATCTTGTAGGTGAAAGTCGCCGACGCGCTGTTGGCGATGGTCACGTCGAAGGTGTTGTTCGCCGTGATTGCGGTCGCCGGGTCGAAGTCCGAGGTCAGCGTCAGGGTCAGGCCGAATTCGTCGAGCCGGACATCCTGGGTCGCGCCGGCCGCCGGGGCCGCGGTCACCTGCTCAGAGGTCTGGGCAACACCGGTGGTGGTGTTGGTGACCGTAAAGCGGTTGGTGGTCGTGTCGTATGCGATGCTGAACGTATCGCCGTTCGACACACCGGCCGCGTTGGTGTCGAAGGTGATCGCACCGAAACCGTCGGCCGATTCGATATCGGTGCCGATGGTGCCCGCGGTCACGGTCTGCGAACCGTTGATCAGCTTCTGACCGTTGAAGTCGGTGTCGGCCGCGATGCGGTCGATTTCCGACCGGAGCGAGGCGAACTCGTCGTTCAGGTAGACGCGCTCGGCATCCGAAACCTGATCCGAGGCCGACTGGGTGGCCAGCGTCTTCATCCGGGTCAGGATGTCGCTGATGCTGGAGAGCGCACCATCGGCGATCTGCAGCATGGAGCCCGCCTGACCGGCGTTGACACTGGCCTGACGCAGAGCCGCGGTCTCGGCTTCCAGTCGCTTGCCGATGGCGAGCGAGGCTGCGTCGTCACGACCCGACAGCACACGGGTGCCGGCCGAGAGCTTGGCGAGTGAACGGGTGGCGTCCGAGTCGCTCGCGCTCAGATGGCGGTGCGCGACGTTCGCGGCGTAGTTCGAATTGATCGTCAGCGCCATGACTTGGTCTCTCCGATACTTGCGCTTCCGGTGGCTTTGGAGCGTTCCATCGCGCCAACCCGAGCGGCCAATCCCTGGCCCGGCCCGCACGGCACGATCTGATCGGGGACGCTTATTGCACGGGGTGTGCCAAGTCTGAAAAATGATGAAATTCAATAAGTTATGATGTCTGATCCGCCGCATCTGCAGACCGTGCGGAGATTCCGACCCGGCAGTTTCCGCCAGGGCGGGCGGCAGAAACTGCCGATCGGCAGGCTCGCATCACCCGGGGCACGGCGGTAATCTCGTCGCGACCCCGTCAATATCTGCCGAGCCGGAGGAGCCCCATGGCCGGACCCGAAATGGTCGAATACGAGGATGCATCGCCCGAGGTGCGGGCGGTCTTCGACGACATCATGCAGACCCGTCGCGTCGACCGGCTGAACAATTTCTGGAAGGTGATCGCGGTCCACCCGCCGACCCTGAAGCGGACCTGGGAAAGCCTGAAGGAGGTGATGGCCCCGGGCGCGCTGGACCCGATGGTGAAGGAGCTGATCTTCACCGCCGTCAGCGCCACCAATGGCTGCGCCTATTGCGTCACCAGCCATGGCGGCGCGGCGGCGAAAGCCGGCGCCAGCCCCGAGATGATCCGCGAGATGCTGGCCGTGGTCGGCATGGCCAACGAGACCAACCGCCTGGTCTTCGGCTATCAGGTGCCGATGGACGAGCCGCCGGCCGCCGCCGCCGAAACGGATGCGGCCGACGCATCGAAGCGTCGGCCGCGGTCAGCTCAGGTCAGGGCGCGTCGGGCGGGGCGCGATCAGCGGTAGCCGTATCCCACCACACCGGTCTCGGGGCGGATCTGCAGGGTGTCGTAGCCGTCGAGCAGCGCCTCGGGGCCGAGGACCGGGTCGCAGGCCCGGAAGATGATGTCGAAGCCCTCGATATGGCGCGGCAGCATCCCGCGTTCATCCTGCAGCCGCTGCCAGGCGAGCACGCAGGTGACGCCCAGCGGCCGGCGGGCGACGGCAAAGCCGTAGCGGCCATAGGCGTTGCGGCGCGGCACGGCCGAGATCTGCGGCTCCAGCCCCGGGAATTCCTTGGCCAGCAGCAGCCTCAGCTTTTCCTGGGTGAACCGGTCGCGGGGCGCATTCACCGGCAGATCGGCGAAAGACCACAGGCTGTCGGTGCGCACCAGCCAGAGATCGGCCTCCAGCCGGTTCTGTCCGGCTTCGACCGAACGGTTGGGCAGGATCGACACCTGCTTCAGCTCGGAGCCGTTGTTCGATCTGGTCTGGGTGACGATCAGCGGATCGGGGGCCGCCGCCAGCCGGGCCAGCGCCTCCAGCGGGCCGAGACGGGTGGCACCGGCCTCTTCCGCCAGCGCCGTCGGCTGGGGCCCCGCACGTTCATAGGTGCAGCCGCCGAGAGCCAGAAGGCCGAGTGCTGCGGCCAGAAGGCGGGGGCGGAGGCCGGGGACGAGGGCTGAGTTGCGCATCCGGGTCATCGGGATCACTCCGGATAGAAGGTGACGACGCGCAGGCCCTCGCGCGATTCGGGCGTGCTGAGTTCGGTGTCGAGCCGCTCGAACAGCCGGCGCGACTGGCCGAGCTTGCGGGTGTGATAGAGCGACCAGGCCCGCATCAGGGCCAGATCCCGCCGTTCCGGGGCGATCTGGCGGCGGGTGTCGAGCAGGCGCATCGCCAGCAGATAATCCTCGTCGTCATAGGCGGCCTGGGCACGGGCGGCAAGCAGTTCCGCCTGCAGATCGGTGCGGCGTTCCGGGGTGATCGGCTGGGTTTCGATCATCCGCTGCGCCTCGCTGACCAGACCCATCTGCATCAGGGTCAGGATTTCGCCATAGACGGCATCCGCCCCCATCTCGCCGCCGGCCGCGCGGGCCTGGGCGAAGGCATATTGGGCTTCTGCGGGCCGGCCGAGGCCCAGCAGACACCAGGCGCGCTGCATGGCGGTGCCGGGTGCTTCTACCGGCACCGGCGGCAGGGCGGCGGCGCCTGAAAGCGTCGTGGCTGCCGGTGCTGCGACACTGGTGGCGCGGCCCCCCGCGCTCAGACCCATCGCGCTCAGGCCCCCCGCGCTCAGGCCGCCCGGGACGACACCGCCGGTCGTGGCCCGCCCTGCGGTGGTCGACACCCCCGCCGGTACGCCTGTCTGTGCGCTGGTGGCGCCGCGGCTGGCGACCGCATCGGGGGTATAGCCATAGGAGCGGCCATAGACATCGCCCCCGGTATAGCCCGTGGTCGGCGCATAGCCGGCTGCGGCCGGCAGGCCCGCCCGATAGACCGGTTCGCCCGCCGACCAGGTCACACCCGCCCGGCCGGTGCCATAGCCGGTATAGGCGGTGGGCACGGCGTCGGGGGGCAGCACCGGCGGCAGGCGCCCGGCCAGGGCGCGGGCGGCGTCGGTGGACATCTGTGCGGCATATCCGGCCGCCCCGCCCCGCGGATCCGGGGCCAGCCGGCCATCCAGCACCAGCAGGCAGCCGGCATTGTCGCCGCGGGCATAGGCTTCGGTCGCGGGGCCGCCACCGCCGCCGCTGCCGCGCAGACCGCTGAAGAACTTCGTCAGCCGCGCCGAGCGGCCGGCATATTGCTGTTCCAGTGCCTGAAACCGGGCGGTCTGGCCGCTGCCCTGCAGGCCGAGGGCAAGGCCTTCGACCGCCTCGTCTCCGCCGCCCCAGGCCAGCGCATTTTCGAACCAGAGCGCCGCCGTGGCGGGATCCTCGCGCCGGCTGTGCCACCAGCCGAGCGCCATGGCGGCGCGGGCATCGTGCTTTTCTTCGGCCCAGGTCGCGAAATCCACCACCATGGCGCGCGGCGCGTTGGTCTGGCGGCCGAGCATGGCGCTCATGCTGTCGACATAGTCGCGGCCAAGCCCCGACGAGCGGGCGAGGCGCGCCGCCTCGGCGGTCTTGCCCTGGCGGGTGAGGGCCTGAATCCGGCCGCGCAGCCCGGCCTCTTTCGCACCCCAGCCTTCGGCCTTGCGGAACCAGGCTTCGGCCTCGCCGGCCTGGCCCTGTTCCATCAGATACCAGGCGACCAGCATCGCGCCGTCGGCATCGCGGCCCGCCTCGACATCGGCCTTCACCGCGTCCAGCGTTTCGGCGGTCACCTGCGGCCGGGTGCCGGATTTGCGGGCCTCGGGCGACATCGCCGCGGCCAGCTCGCCGCGGCGCAGCCCGCCGACCACCTGCTGCAGCGCCGCCGGATCGGTGCCGACCCGGCCGCGTTCGATCGCCACCAGCTGTTCCACCTGATCGGATGGCAGGATGGTGCCGGCCTTCTGCAAGGTGGCGCGCCGCTCCTGCGCGTTGTCGCAGGTGGACACGATGGTCCGGTAGAGGCCGAAGGCCGCATCCGGATCGCCGAGTTCGGCCCGCGCTTCGGCCAGGCGCCACATGCTGTCGACGCTGGAGCAGCTGATCAGCGCCGGATGGCGATCGGCGATCTCCACCACGGTCCGCCACTGCTTCGCATCGCTGGCCGAGACCAGCCGGGTGCGGTCTTCGCCCATGGCCAGGGTGTCGAGCATGGCCTGCGACGGCGACCAGCCGGGATAGCGGCCGCGCAGCTCCGCCACCCGTGCCCGTGCCTCGGCAAAGCGGCCGTCGCCGATCAGATCCCAGATCGGGCGTTCGTCCACCGGGCTGTCGGGCGTGCGGCTGAACAGGTCGGTCGGCGTCTGCCAGTCGGGATGGAGCGCCTTCAGCCGGCGGATTTCGGCCTCCAGCTTCTCCATGTCGCGGATGCGGGCGTAATAGCGCAGCGCCGTTTCGTCGACGGCGCCGGTGGCCGGCGTGCTGGGCTGAACCTCGACCCGCACGCCGGGGGCCAGGCTTTCGGCGCCGGATCGCGGGGTGGCGGTGCCTTGCGCCGCGGCCATGCCGGTGCCGGCGAGCAGGGCGATCACCGATACCATCGCCGGCGCCGAGGCGCGGAGAAGCGGTCTCAGGGTCACAGGCATGCAGGCTTCCTCCCGGCGGCGGCAAGGCGGACCATCAGGGTCAGGCTGGCCGCGTAATACG
Above is a window of Tistrella mobilis DNA encoding:
- a CDS encoding flagellin N-terminal helical domain-containing protein, whose product is MALTINSNYAANVAHRHLSASDSDATRSLAKLSAGTRVLSGRDDAASLAIGKRLEAETAALRQASVNAGQAGSMLQIADGALSSISDILTRMKTLATQSASDQVSDAERVYLNDEFASLRSEIDRIAADTDFNGQKLINGSQTVTAGTIGTDIESADGFGAITFDTNAAGVSNGDTFSIAYDTTTNRFTVTNTTTGVAQTSEQVTAAPAAGATQDVRLDEFGLTLTLTSDFDPATAITANNTFDVTIANSASATFTYKIGTGTNAIEDDLAFTIDSAAVASLSAGLAADTLDTRANAETAIDNVAAAIDEINSRRAGIGANQNRLEFAAANLASSIENSEAARSELLDLDIASEMTAFTSKQILQQAGVSMLAQANQMPQNLLKLLG
- the bcsN gene encoding cellulose biosynthesis protein BcsN; amino-acid sequence: MTRMRNSALVPGLRPRLLAAALGLLALGGCTYERAGPQPTALAEEAGATRLGPLEALARLAAAPDPLIVTQTRSNNGSELKQVSILPNRSVEAGQNRLEADLWLVRTDSLWSFADLPVNAPRDRFTQEKLRLLLAKEFPGLEPQISAVPRRNAYGRYGFAVARRPLGVTCVLAWQRLQDERGMLPRHIEGFDIIFRACDPVLGPEALLDGYDTLQIRPETGVVGYGYR